The Sandaracinaceae bacterium DNA segment CCTGAAGTTCGCGAGCAAGGAGCCCGAGCGGCTCGCCGAATACGTGCGCGCCCACCCCGAGGTGACGAGCGTGCTGTTCACCGGGGGCGACCCGATGGTGATGAAGACCAAGATCTTTCGCCGCTACGTCGAGCCGCTCCTCGAGATCGAGCACGTCCAGAGCATCCGCATCGGCACCAAGGCGCTCGCCTACTGGCCGCAGCGCTTCGTCGCGGGTGAGGACGCCGACGCGCTCATGCGGCTCTTCGAGGAGATCACCCAGGCGGGCAAGCACGTGGCGGTGATGGGGCACTACAGCCACTGGAAGGAGCTCTCCACGCCGATCGCGGAGGAGGCGGTGCGCCGCTGCCGGAGCGCCGGCGCGACCGTGCGAACGCAAGCCCCGCTGATCCGCCACGTCAACGACGACCCGCAGATCTGGAACCGGATGTGGCGGACGCAGCTGCGGCTCGGCGCGGTCCCGTACTACTTCTTCGTCGAGCGCGACACCGGGCCCAAGCAGTACTTCGAGGTCCCGCTCGCGCGCGCGCTCGAGATCTACGAAGGCGCCTACCGGAACATCTCCGGTCTCGGCCGGACGGCGCGCGGACCGAGCATGAGCTGCACGCCGGGCAAGGTGCTCGTCGACGGCGTGGCCGAGGTGGCGGGTGAGAAGGTCTTCGTCCTCAAGATGCTCCAGGCGCGGGATCCGAGCTGGGTCAACCGGCCGTTCTTCGCGCGCTTCGACCCGAACGCGACGTGGATGAACGACCTCAAGCCCGCCTTCGGGCAGAGCGAGTTCTTCTGGGAGGCGCCGCTCCGGGAGCTGCTGGCGTCCAAGAGCTGGCGCAAGAACGACTCGGGCGAGGTCCACCTCACGAGCTTCGGGCCCGTCGACGCGGAGTAGCCGTCCGTTCGACGGCGCGCCCCGCTCGTCGTACGACCCACGGGTGCGCCTCGTCGTTCTCCTGAGCGGGCTCGCGGTGGCCCTCCCCGGCTGCGCCGATCGGTGCGCGGACCTCCCGGACACGCCGTCGCTGTCGATCGGCGGCGCGCCGGTCGACGGCGACCGCTTCGAGCCCTTCGCCGACGGCGCCGACCGCGCGCTGGTGCCCGGGACGCAAGGCGGCATGCACGTCTGGCTTCACGCGCGCATCCGCGGGATCTGCCCCGACACCGCGCGCCTGGATCGGCGCGTGACGGACGCGGACGGAGCGCTCGTGCAGCTCGGCCGCGGGCCGGTGGCCTGGGTCGACGCGGACGAGGGGTTCGAGCTCGCCGCGCCCCAAACGATGGTGCTCTGCCCCTCGATCGACGGCCGCGTGGTGGTCGACCGTCCGCACACCTTCGAGGTGAGCGTGGAGGACGAGGCGGGGCGCCGGGCCGAGGCCACGCTCGGCTTCGTCGCGATGTGCGAGGACCCCACGGTCTGCGACGCGTTCTGCCGTTGACCTCGCTCCGAGATCGACGGAGGCGCGTCAGCCGCGGGCGACGACGAGGGCCGCGTCGAGCGCGTGCAGGCGGGCCCCGACGCTGAGATACGGCGCGCGCGCGATCCGCTCGATCTCGAGCTCGCCCAGCAGGCCCTCGCAGAGATCGACGAGCGCCTCCTCCCACGTCTCCCCGTAGCCGGCCATCGGCTCGTCGGGATCGACGGTCGCGCCGCCTCGGTCGACGTGCGGGCGCGCGGGCAAGGGCACGCTGAGCAGGAGGCGCCCGCCCGGGCCCAGCGCGGCGCGCGCGGCCCGCAGGAGCGAGCGCGGGCGATCGCAGCGATCGAGCACGTTGAGGAGCGCGACCGCGTCGAAAGGCGCCTCCTCCGCGGGGAGCGCGGCCCGAGACAGATCGACGCGGTGGCATCGGAAGCCGCGACGGCGGAGTCGCCGACCCATCGCGCGGGAGGTCTCGGTGGTCACGATCTCGTCGAAGAGCGCGCGGGCGTGCGCCGTGACGTCGCCGCTCCCCGCGCCGACGTCGAGCAGCCGCCCGCCGCGGCCGAGCAGGGCCTCCCAGGACGCCTCGCCGAGCAACGCCATCGGGTGCGTGCCCAGGAGCCCGTCCGCGTCGAAGTCGCTGACCACCCGTCGGAGCTGGCCGTGGAGCGCCGCGCGGAGCGCGCCGTGGGGGCGGGCGTGAGCGACGAACGCCTCGATGGCGGGATCGGGCGGGAGCGGACGGAAGCATCTCCGGAGCGCCGGGGGCAGCCGGTCTCGGTCGCAGTCGCGGGGATGCGTCACGCGCCGCCCTTGCTGGTCCCGCGGCCGAGCGCGCCGGCGATGAGGTGGGCGAGGCGGATCGGCTCGGGGATCTGTCCCTGCTCGCGGGCGTCGCGGATCAGCTGGGCCGCGCTCGGGAGGCTCAGCCCCGCCCGCTGGACCCAGACCCCTTCACAGGGCTCCATCGGGCCGGCCGCCTCGATGAGGCGCCACTTCCGCGCCCCGCCGGGCACGCGCCGCAGCAGCGCGCGCCGGATCGCGGGCAGGTCCGGCGCCTTTCGCGCGACGACCAGGACCGGCCGGCCCACGCGCTCGTGGAGGGCCGCGAGATCGACCACGTTGAAGCCCGCGAGCGCGATCCCGTTGAGCACGATCGCCTGCACGTGCGCCTCGAACGGAGAGCCCAGCAGCATCTCGGCCACCCGCTCGGTCGCGTTCACGCCATCGCGGCGGACCTTGCTGGTGACGATCCCATCCAGCCTCCGGCGCGTGGTGACGGCCCCCACGATCGGCACGTCGCCCCGGTGCGACCGGGCGAAGGGGGCGTCGTCCACGCCGCAGAGGTTGGAGAGGCGACGACTCATCAGGGGCTGGTTTAGCAGGATCCCCCTCAACCCGACGGCCCGTTGCGCCGTATGAATTCCCAGAAGCATGAGCAGCCCTCCCACAACCACGGACTCCGCCGCCGTCGCCGTCGTCGACGACGACCCGGTGGTGCGCCGCCTGATGCGCCTCTGGCTCGAACAAGAGGGCTACACGGTGCGCGAGTTCGCCCGCGGAGCGCAGGCCCTCGCGGTGGAGGAGCTCCCCCACCTCGTCTGCCTGGATCTCGGGCTCGAGGACATGCCGGGCCTGCACGTGATGGAGCACTTCCTGGCCCTCGACGCCGATCTGCCGGTGGTGGTCGTCACCGCCGAGCGCACGATCGAGACCGCGGTCAACGCGATGCGCGGCGGGGCCTACGACTTCGTGACCAAGCCGCTCGATCGGCAGCGCTTCCTGCTCGCGGTCGCCCGCGCGGCCGAGCGCCGCCGCCTCACCGAGCGGGTCCGCGGGCTCGAGAGCCAGCTCGGAGGCCGGCGCGCGATGGCCCGCCTCATCGGCGACAGCGCGCCCATGCAGGAGCTCGGCGGGCTCATCGAGCGCGTGCTCTCCAGCGACGTCGCGGTGGCGATCTTCGGCGAGTCCGGCACGGGCAAGGAGCTGGTCGCGCGCACCATTCACGAGCAAGGGCACCGCTCGAGCGGGCCGTTCGTGGCGGTGAACTGCGCGGCGATCCCCGAGTCCCTCCAGGAGTCCGAGCTCTTCGGGCACGAGAAGGGCGCGTTCACGGGCGCCTCGGCGCGACACCTCGGCCGCTTCGAGCAGGCGCAGGGGGGCACGCTCTTCCTCGACGAGGTCGGCGAGATGAGCCCCGCGACGCAGGCCGCGCTGCTCCGCACGCTGCAGGAGCGGACCATCCGCCGCGTCGGCGGCGCGAGCGACATCCCCGTGGACGTCCGCATCGTCTGCGCGACCCACCGCGATCTCGAGGGCGAGGTCGAGGCCGCGCGCTTCCGCCAGGACCTCTTCTACCGCCTCGTCGTCTACCCGCTGCAGATGCCCGCGCTGCGCGACCGGACCGACGACGTGCCGGCCCTCGTGCGCCACTTCATCGAGAAGCTTGGCCCGGACGTCGGGCGCACGCCGAGCCGCGTGGACCCGGTCGCGATCGACGCGCTCATGCGACACGCCTGGCCGGGCAACGTGCGCGAGCTCCAGAACGTCGTGCACCGCGCGCTCCTCGCCTGCGAGAGCGACGAGATGAAGCTGGCGCACCTGCCGCCCGCCATCCGCGACCGCGCGCTCCCGTCGGTGCCGCCGCCCCTGAGCGACCGCCCGCGCAGCCGGCCGCCGCAGCTGCCGCTGATCCCGCTGCGAGAGCTCGAGAAGCGCGCCATCCGACGCGCCCTCGACGCGACCGAGGGCAACGTCTCCGAGGCGGCCCGCCTGCTCGGCATCGGCCGGGCCACCGTCTACCGCCGCCTGGCGGAGATGGACGAAGGCCGCGCCTCCAACGTCGCCTGACGAGAAGCCTTCAGCGCCGCTCGGAGGCGTCCGGCTCCTGGTCGTCGTTGACGAGCGGTGAGAAGAAGTTGTCCTTCTTGATGTACTCGTCGACGCGGAAGGCGAACTTGTAGCTCGGCGCCGCGCGCTGGTTGCAGTCGGTGCGCTCGCAGAAGCGGCACGTCGTGCCCACGGGGACCGCCATCTTCGGCGGATCGACGAAGGGGATGTCGTCCGCGTAGGCGAGGTGCTTGGCGTGCTCGGCGTGGGTGCCGAGCCCGATGCTGTAGACGGTGCCGCGCGCGAGCGATCCGCGGTGCGGCTCGGCCTGCACCCTCGCGAAGCAGAAGTAGCGCGAGCCGTCCGGGAACTCCGAGTATTGGCGGTGGATCTCGTGCGGGGTGAGGAAGGCGGTGTGCACCACCCACTTGGGGCAGCTGCCCGTCCCATGCGGGAACTTCAGCCCCGTGGCCGAGTAGCGCTTGGAGATGTTCCCGGCCACGTCGACCCGCAGGAAGTGGAAGGGGACGCCGCGCCGCTTCGGGTCGCCCAGGTTGCAGATCCGGTGCGCGACCGTCTCGTAGCTGGCGGCGAAGATCGAGCCGAGGCGATCGACGTCGTAGCGGGTCCGCGTCACGTGGTCGAAGAAGGGCCCGTAGGGCAGCAGCAGCGCGCCCGCGAAGTAGTTCGCGAGGTGGATCTTGAGCAGCCGGTCCGTCTCGCTGTGCTGCGCCGCGTGGCCCTCGACGATCGGCTCGTGCAGCGACTCCTCGTCCAGGAGCCGGAGGCCGATCGCCACCGCGAGCTGGAACTTGCGGCGATGGTCGGGCACGTCGACCGACAGACGCAGGCTGCGGCCGTCCGGGTCGAAGCGCCGGATCACGCTGCTGTCTCCGTCCGAGCCGACCAGCTCCACCGAGACGCCCTTCCCCTCGAGCGCGCCGACGAGCTCCGCGCTCGTCACCTGCTCGCTCAACGAGGCGTCCCGGCGAAACGCGTCCGCCCGCTCCTCGAGCAACGGAAAGTAATTGCCGTGTCGCTCGAGGAAGTCGGTGACCTCGTCGAACGGGGAGTAGTCGAACGCGAGCTCGTCGCCTTGCCGCGCGTCGTCCCGCTCCCGCCGGGCGAGATCGGCGAGCAGGTGGTCGAGCTGCCCGCGCGTGTTCTTGTAGAGGTTGAAGAGCGCGGTGATGGTGGTCGCGACCTTCGGCTCCGCGCCGAGGCTGGCCAGATCCTCGCGGCTGAGGTTGAGCGTCTTGAGGAGCGGCTCGTCGAGCAGGCGGGCGAGCCCGTCGTCCACCCGCGACTCGCCCAGGCTCGCCATGAAGTCCTCCATGCCGACGCCGTAGATCTCGAGCGCCTTGAAGAGGAGCGGCAGCTGCACCGAGCGCTTCCCCTTCTCGATGAGGCTCATGTAGGCCGCGGAGACGCCGAGGCGGCGCGCCACCTCGCCCTGCTGCAGGCCGCGCTCCAGCCGGAGCTCGCGCAGCCTCCGGCCCATTTGTTCGTGGCTTTCCTTCATGGGTGTCAATCGGCTCCAAGCCCTTGTGACGCGCTGATCCTCGCGCCGAAGGGTGTGGTCTGCAAACAGAACCGGCCCGATTCTGTAAATCTGTCAATCGAGCCGGAAAGGGGGCCTTTACCTCTGGAGGGAGCCGCCCTAGAGTGGCGGCCCGCGCGGGGAGCGGGCCCCGTTGTGGGAAACGCCGCCCGCGTCTATCCCCCGAGCTCAACGACCGAGCCGCCGCCGCCCCCCGTCCGCACGGGGGCGCCGCGAAGAAGGAGAAGAACGATGGCATTCACGCTACCCGAGCTGCCCTACGCCAAGGACGCCCTGGCCCCGCACATCTCCAAGGAGACCTTGGAGTTCCACTACGGCAAGCACCACCAGGGCTACGTCAACAAGCTCAACAAGGCGGTCGAGGACGACGCGTCCCTGCAGGGCAAGAGCCTCGAGGACCTCATCAAGACCCAGAAGGGCGGCGTGTTCAACAACGCGGCCCAGGTGTGGAACCACACCTTCTACTGGAACAGCCTCAGCCCGAACGGCGGCGGGGAGCCCACGGGCAAGATCGCCGACGCGATCAAGAAGAGCTTCGGCAGCTTCTCCGACTTCAAGGAGCAGTTCAGCAAGGCGGCCTCGGGCCACTTCGCGAGCGGCTGGGCGTGGGTGGTCACGAGCGGCGACGGCCTCGACATCGTGGATCTGCACGACGCGGGCAACCCCCTGACCATGGGCAAGACGCCGGTCCTCACCTGCGACGTCTGGGAGCACGCCTACTACATCGACTACCGCAACGCGCGCCCCGACTACATCGCCGCGTGGTGGAACCTGGTCAACTGGGATCACGCGAACAGCCAGCTCTGAGCTCGCTCGTCCCCGACGCATCGAGGCCGCGCTCCCGTCCGGGTGCGCGGCCTCTCTGCGTTCGGGGTTCGGGTATCGGCCGCGTGGGGTATCCGCGCGAGCGCCGGTCTGGGGTACCGTGCTGCGATGCGAACGCGGGTCCTCCTCGTCCTCCTCGCCCTCCTGGTCGCGAGCGGCTCCCCCGGCCTCGCGGCGGCGGATCCTCCTACCGCGCAGCGAGAGGCGCGCCTCCGAGACCGCATCGCGCGGGCGGGTGGAGACGTCGACGCGCAGCTCGCCCTGGCGGAGCTGCGCCTCCGGAGCGGCGACGCGGAGGGCGCGCTGCGCGAGCTCGAGGTCACCACGGCGCTGTCGCCCAGCGCGCACCGGGCCCGGGTGCTGCGCGCGCAGGCCTTCCTCGCGCTGCGACGCCCGGAGGACGCGCTCGCCGAGCTCGACCGCTACGTGCGCCAGACCGGCGGCGACGCGCCCTCCCACACCCTGAGGGCCAGCGTGCTGGAGTCGCTCGAGCGGTGGGAGCCGGCCCTCGCCGACGTGGAGGCCGCGCTCGAGACGGAGTCGACGGTGGACCTGCATCTCGCTCGCGCGCGGCTGCTCGGCCGGCTCGATCGCGCGAGCGCCGCCGCGGCCGCGCTCGAGCTCGGCCTGACGCGCCACGAGGGAGCCGCGGTGCTGCGCGTCGCGCTGATCGACGCGCTCCGACGGCTCGGACGACCCGGGCCGGCCCTCCGCCACGTCGAGGCGCTCATCACGGACGCCTCGGTGGCGCCGCGTTGGCGCGTGACCCGGGCGGAGCTCCTCGACGAGCTCGGACGGCCCACCGAGGCGCGCGCCGAGCGAGCGCGCGCGCTCCGGGACGCGGAGCGGATGCTGACCCGACGGCGCTCGGCGCTCGCCCTGCTCGAGCGGGGCAGAGCGTTGCTCGCGCTGGGGCGCGAAGGCGAAGCGCGCGCGGATCTGGAGCAGGCGCTCCGTCGCGCGCCGAGCCTCACCGAAGCCCGGGTCTTGCTGGCGAGGAGCGCGCGATGAGGCGTCCGCTGGCGCTCGCCCTCGCGCTCGCGGCGCTCGGCCCCCTCGTGGCCGAGGCGCAGAGCGTCCGCGCGCCCTACCTGCAGCAAGGCACGTCGGATGGCGTGACCGTCGTCTGGCGCACGGCCGCGCCCGAGGACTCGGTGGTGTGCTGGGGCGCCAGCCCCGACGCGCTGACCGTGACCGCGACCGGCCCAACGGGGCGTGACCACGTGGTGCGCATCGACGGCCTCGAGGCGGACACGCGCTGGTACTACGCCATCAGCCCGGGCGGCGCCTGCCCCGTCGCGGGCGACGCCGATCACTTCTTCCGGACCGCCCCCGCGCCGGGCACCCCCAGACCCTTCTCCATGTGGGTGGTCGGTGACTCGGGCACCGGGGGATCCCGACAGCGTGCCGTGTTCGCCGCGATGCGAGACGTCACCGGCGGCGCCTCCCCCGATCTCTTCCTCCACGTCGGCGACATGGCCTACTCGGACGGGACGACGAGCGAGTTCGATCGGAACTTCTTCGACGTCTACGCGCCGCTCTTGCGCAACACGGTCGTCTGGCCCGCGATGGGCAACCACGAGGGACACACGAGCGTGTCCGCCACGCAGTCCGGCCCCTACTACGAGGCGTACGTGCTGCCGGTCGACGGCGCGGCGGGAGGCCTCCCGTCCGGCACCGAGGCGTACTACGCGTTCGACTACGGCAACGTGCACTTCATCGTGCTCGACTCGCATCAGTCCGATCGCGCGATCGACGGGCCCATGCTTCGGTGGATGCAGATGGACCTCGCCGCCACCGCGGCCGACTGGATCGTCGCCTACTGGCATCACCCCGCCTACACCGACGGCAGCCACGACTCCGATCGCGAGGGCGCGCTCATCGACATGCGCGAGAACGCGCTCCCGATCCTCGAGGCCGCGGGGGTGGACGTCGTCCTCGCGGGGCACTCCCACATCTACGAGCGCTCGTACCTGCTGCACGGCGCGTACGACACGCCGACCAGCGCGGCGGGGCACATCCTCGACATGGGCGATGGCCGCCCGGACGGCGACGGGGCCTACGACGCGAACGGCGACGGCGCGCTCTATGTCGTCGCCGGGCACGGCGGAACGGGGGTCAGCGGGGCCGGGAACCACCCGGTGATGTTCCACAGCGAGGTCGACCACGGCTCTTGCCTCATCGATGTCGCTGGCGGGTCGCTGACGCTGCGCAACATTCGGTGGGACGGGACGGAGACCGACCGCGTCTCACTGGTGAAGGGCGACGGGATCGCGGTGCTGGCGCCGGTCGGCGGCGAGACCTTCCTCGCGGGCTCGACCGTCGACGTGCTCTGGGCCTCGACCGGCACGAGCGGCGAGGTCCGCGTCGAGTACAGCCTCGATGACGGCGAGCGCTGGGCGGTGATCGCCGATCGCACCCCGGACGACGGCCGGCTGGCGTGGGAGACGCCGCGCCGACAGAGCACGAGGGCGCGCGTCCGCGTGACCGACGTTGCCGACGCGACGCTGAGCGCGACCAGCCCCGCCTCCTTCGCGTTGTCGGCGTCGGCGGAGGTCGAGGTCCTACCCTTCGGCGGCACGTGGGAGTACCACGACCAACCGGAGGCCCCGCCGTCCGACTGGGACACCACGACGGGCGGATGGCCGTCCGGACCGGGCCAGCTCGGCTACGGCGACGGCGACGAGGCGACCACCCTGCTCGACGCCGATCCCAACATCGCGAGCGCCTACTTCCGCCGGACGATCACCGTCGACGGCGCCGTCACCAGCGCCCGGCTGCGCGTCCTCTTCGACGACGGCTTCGCGGCGTTCGTCAACGGCGCGCCGGTCCTGTCCCGGAACGTCGACGACCTCGCCCACGACGCCTACGCCTCCACCGGCTCCATGGACGACGAGCTCCTCGAGATGGACATCGATCCGGCGGCCTTCGTCGACGGCGAGAACGTGATCGCGGTCATCGTGAAGCAGTCGAGCGGGTCGTCCAGCGACCTCTCGTTCGATCTGTCCCTCAGGCTCGGGCTCCGCGTGGACGTCGAGCCTCCCCCGACCGACGCCGGCGCACCGGACGACGACGGAGGCTCGGCGGGCGATGACGCCGCGGGCCCGGACCCGGATGGAGGCTCCACGTCGCCGCCCTCCTCCGACGGCTGCGGCTGTCGGGTGGCGCCGAGCCCTGCGGGCCCTGGCTTGGCGCTCGCGCTCCTCGCGCTCCTGGCCTTCGCGCGCCGTCGCCGCTCCATCAGAAGACCAGGCTGAGGTCTGCGGCCTGCGCGCTCTCCACGAACGTCGCGACGCCGCCGTACTCGAGGGTCTCGTAGGGATGCAGGTCCCGCTTCGTGATCCCCATGACGTCCATGCTCATCGTGCAGGCGATGAACCGGACGCGCTGCTCCTGCGCCGCCTCGAGGAGCTCCGGCAGATCCATGATCTTCTTCTGGCGCATCAGCTGGTTGAGCATCCCGGAGCCCATGCCGCCGAAGTTGAGCTTGCCCAGGCTCTGACGCCGTGGCCCCCGCGGCATCAGCCACTTGAAGAGCCGCTGCGCCCACGTGACGCGCTGGTGCGCGTGGACCGGGTTCGGGAGGTCTCCGCGCAGGAGGTTGAGGCCCCAGAACGTGAAGAACACCGTGACGTTCATGCCCTGCGCCGCCGCCCCGTTGGCCACCAGCATCGCAGCCAGGAGCGCCTCCTTGTCGTTGTGGAGCACGAGCAGCGCGGCCTCCTTCGGACCGACCCGGGCCGGGAGGTCAGCGCCTACCGGTACGATCGCGTGGGACGGCGACGGGCGCGCCCGGCCCGCGAGCTCGATCTCGGCCAGGACCGGCCCACTCCCGCTCAAGCTCACCAGCTCGTGCTCGCCGTCGACGCACCACTGCGCGAGCCGCGCGTTGAACCGCCGGTCCGGCGACATGACCACGAGACGTGTGATGCTTGTATCCGCAGCGGTGCGATCCAGCTCCGCGACCCGGCGCTCTTCGGGGATCACTCCCAGGTCCAGCCTCGCCGTCTCATCGGCGCTCGGGCGGCTCGCCAGCGGGGTCGAGGGCGCCATGACGGGCGGGAGGCTGCCGGCCGGCGCGACGCCGACGGCTCCACCGGGACGGATGCGCGCCCGAAACACGCCACCCTCTCGCTCGAGCTCCACGAGCTCCGCCCTCGCGCTCCGGCACCAGCTGACGATGTCCAGCTCGAAGGCCTCGTCGTCGGCCAGCACCTCCAGCTCGGCGTTCGGCTCCCGGCGCGCCGCCCGGGCCACCTCCAGGATCGGCTGCGGGCACTCCATGCTCCGACAGTCCACACGCACGCAGAGGGATTCGACCGACACCTCGGGCTCGGAGGGCTGGGCGATCCGGACCAGCGCGCGATGCCCGCGGCCGTCGGCGGTGAGGGACAGCAGCTCGGAGCCCGAGCTCCGGCACCAGCTGCGGAGATCCAGCGGAAACGCCGCGTCGTCGGCGAGGACCTCGAGCGTACCGCCGGAGTCGGCCAGCTCGCGCACCGCGCGCGCGGTGGCGAGGATGGGCCCGGGGCACTGCTGGCCTCGGCAGTCGATGGTCTGAGAGATGGGCGCCGTCATCTTTCCCCCTGGCTGAAGTCAGTCGTCGGAAGGTCGCGAAGGATCGCGAGCAGCTGCTTGAACACCCGCTCGTATTCCTGTTCGAGCTCGGCCACGAAGGCGCCCGGGTCGGGCATCTCGCCGGCCTCGAGGAGCATCAGCAGAGACTTCGCGAGCCGCGCGAGGTGCAGCGCGCCCAGCGTCGTGGCCTGCGCCTCGATGGCGCGGCAGGCGTCGACGACCTCGGCCTCGATCGCGCCTCCATCGGGCACGTCGAGCCCGTCGAGCGACGCGATCGAGCTCGGCAGCACGCCGAGGAAGCGCTCGATGGCTCCCCGGAGCTCCGAGTTGGGTCGCTGGCGCCAGGAGTCCAGGATGGTGCGGCTGACCGCCTCGTGCGGGCGCAGGGTGTCGATCGGGGTGCCGTCTCCACCCCTCGAGCGCGTCTGGAGCGCGTGCAGGTAGTCGGCGAAGCGCAGCAGCTCTCCGGGGATCGTCAACGAGAGATCGGCCCCGGCGTCGGCGGGGACGACCACCGGGTCGTCGTGGTTCGACACGAGGACGAGCCGCTGCGCCGGGAAGTGCTCGCGGAGGTGCTGGCCGACCCGCGCCGCGTCGACGCCGATCAGGTCGGTCCCCAGCACCGCCACGTCGTGCGCTCCAAGGAGCCCGCGGGTGGCCTCGCGGGGGTCGGAGGTCGCGGCGACGTGGCAGCCGAGGCGCTCGGTGAAGCCTCGAACCAGGCAGCGCTTGACGGGATCGGGGTCGATCACGAGGACGCGGAGCGTGCGCGTCACCGGCAGGTTCTGGGACGAGACGGCCCGGGTGCCTCGTCGACGCCTCCAGCGGCGCGCCTCCGCCACCAGCTGCGGCCAGCGCTCCCGCACGTCGTCGGCGCTCGGGCGGGCCTCCGGGCGCGGCGACAGGAGCTGCATCGCGAGCTCGGCCAGCCCGGGCGAGATCTCCTCGCGGATGGACCGCGGATCGGGCGCCGCGACCATGGAGAGCTGATGGTCGACGAGCGCGCCGAGGTCCACGTGCTCCTCGAGGAAGGGGCGGCCGGTGAGCGCCCACCAGAGGATGGCGCCCAGGCTGTAGAGGTCGGACTGAGGCGACGCGCTGCCGCGGATCTGCTCGGGCGCGGCGTATCGAGGCGTGCCCATCGGCGCCATCATGTCTTGCGCCCCCTCCAGCTTCGCGATCCCGAAGTCGAGGAGCTTCACCTTCGGCGTCGCGTCGTGGTCGCGCGTGACCATGACGTTGCGGGGAGACACGTCGCGGTGGACGACGCCGAAGCGATGGATGGTGGAGAGCACCGACGCGAGCTGACAGACGTACGCGAGCTCTCGCGTGCGCAGCGGCGCGCTCCGCTCGAGGCACGACTCCAGCGTGTCGCCCGGCACGAACTCCATCGCGATGGCGGGGAGCCCGTCGGAGGTCTCGCCCGCCGTGTAGATCGTGGCGAGGTTCGGGTGCAGGACCCGCGCCGAGGCGCAGACCTCGTCCACGAAGCGCCGCTCGAGCCCCGCCCCGTCCGCGCGGCTGCGCAGGTGCTCGTGGGCGATCTTCACGACCGCGTGTCGCCCGGTCCCGATCTGGTCGGCGAGGTACGCCTCGGCGAAAGAGCCCCGCCCGAGCAGTCCGACGAGCTGAAAGTTGCCCAGCTCGATCGAGCCGACACGCCGCGACGCTTCGCGCCCCATCGCAAGCCCCCCCATGGCGGCACCAGGTAGCCACGACCGCCGGCCCGGACAGCGCCTCGATGCTTGCGTTCATCTAGCCTTCGAGAAGGACGTATCACGGGCTACCCCCGTCTCGGTCCGAGGCCTCGGAGCCGGGCGCTCGGTGGCACCCCGTCCCCCTCCGAGGCATGGTCGTCCGCATGACTTCCGTTCGCTCCGAAGTGCCCTTGGGTGAGGCGTGGACGCTCGACGAGCTGGTCGCCCTCTCGCGCCGTGAGGCGAAGCTCATCTTCCCGGACCGCGCCCGCGAGCGCGTGGCCGCCGCCCGCGCGGTCATCGACCGCCTGGCGGACGCGGGGGACGAGGCGCCCAATGTGTACGGCGTGAACACGGGCTTCGGCGCCCTCGCGGAGACGCGCATCCGCGCCGACCAGATCCGTACGCTCCAGCACAATCTCGTCCGCAGCCACGCGTGCGGCGTCGGCGCGCTGCTGCCCCACGACGCCGTGCGAGGCATGATCGCGCTCCGCGCGCAGACGGTCGCCATGGGCTGCTCGGGCGCGCGGCCGGAGGTCGTCGACCTGCTCGTGGCGATGCTGGACCGAGGGGTGATCCCCCACATCCCCTGCCAGGGCTCGGTGGGCGCGTCCG contains these protein-coding regions:
- a CDS encoding methyltransferase domain-containing protein is translated as MTHPRDCDRDRLPPALRRCFRPLPPDPAIEAFVAHARPHGALRAALHGQLRRVVSDFDADGLLGTHPMALLGEASWEALLGRGGRLLDVGAGSGDVTAHARALFDEIVTTETSRAMGRRLRRRGFRCHRVDLSRAALPAEEAPFDAVALLNVLDRCDRPRSLLRAARAALGPGGRLLLSVPLPARPHVDRGGATVDPDEPMAGYGETWEEALVDLCEGLLGELEIERIARAPYLSVGARLHALDAALVVARG
- a CDS encoding DUF99 family protein, translating into MSRRLSNLCGVDDAPFARSHRGDVPIVGAVTTRRRLDGIVTSKVRRDGVNATERVAEMLLGSPFEAHVQAIVLNGIALAGFNVVDLAALHERVGRPVLVVARKAPDLPAIRRALLRRVPGGARKWRLIEAAGPMEPCEGVWVQRAGLSLPSAAQLIRDAREQGQIPEPIRLAHLIAGALGRGTSKGGA
- a CDS encoding sigma-54 dependent transcriptional regulator, coding for MSSPPTTTDSAAVAVVDDDPVVRRLMRLWLEQEGYTVREFARGAQALAVEELPHLVCLDLGLEDMPGLHVMEHFLALDADLPVVVVTAERTIETAVNAMRGGAYDFVTKPLDRQRFLLAVARAAERRRLTERVRGLESQLGGRRAMARLIGDSAPMQELGGLIERVLSSDVAVAIFGESGTGKELVARTIHEQGHRSSGPFVAVNCAAIPESLQESELFGHEKGAFTGASARHLGRFEQAQGGTLFLDEVGEMSPATQAALLRTLQERTIRRVGGASDIPVDVRIVCATHRDLEGEVEAARFRQDLFYRLVVYPLQMPALRDRTDDVPALVRHFIEKLGPDVGRTPSRVDPVAIDALMRHAWPGNVRELQNVVHRALLACESDEMKLAHLPPAIRDRALPSVPPPLSDRPRSRPPQLPLIPLRELEKRAIRRALDATEGNVSEAARLLGIGRATVYRRLAEMDEGRASNVA
- a CDS encoding short-chain fatty acyl-CoA regulator family protein, whose product is MKESHEQMGRRLRELRLERGLQQGEVARRLGVSAAYMSLIEKGKRSVQLPLLFKALEIYGVGMEDFMASLGESRVDDGLARLLDEPLLKTLNLSREDLASLGAEPKVATTITALFNLYKNTRGQLDHLLADLARRERDDARQGDELAFDYSPFDEVTDFLERHGNYFPLLEERADAFRRDASLSEQVTSAELVGALEGKGVSVELVGSDGDSSVIRRFDPDGRSLRLSVDVPDHRRKFQLAVAIGLRLLDEESLHEPIVEGHAAQHSETDRLLKIHLANYFAGALLLPYGPFFDHVTRTRYDVDRLGSIFAASYETVAHRICNLGDPKRRGVPFHFLRVDVAGNISKRYSATGLKFPHGTGSCPKWVVHTAFLTPHEIHRQYSEFPDGSRYFCFARVQAEPHRGSLARGTVYSIGLGTHAEHAKHLAYADDIPFVDPPKMAVPVGTTCRFCERTDCNQRAAPSYKFAFRVDEYIKKDNFFSPLVNDDQEPDASERR
- a CDS encoding superoxide dismutase → MAFTLPELPYAKDALAPHISKETLEFHYGKHHQGYVNKLNKAVEDDASLQGKSLEDLIKTQKGGVFNNAAQVWNHTFYWNSLSPNGGGEPTGKIADAIKKSFGSFSDFKEQFSKAASGHFASGWAWVVTSGDGLDIVDLHDAGNPLTMGKTPVLTCDVWEHAYYIDYRNARPDYIAAWWNLVNWDHANSQL
- a CDS encoding tetratricopeptide repeat protein is translated as MRTRVLLVLLALLVASGSPGLAAADPPTAQREARLRDRIARAGGDVDAQLALAELRLRSGDAEGALRELEVTTALSPSAHRARVLRAQAFLALRRPEDALAELDRYVRQTGGDAPSHTLRASVLESLERWEPALADVEAALETESTVDLHLARARLLGRLDRASAAAAALELGLTRHEGAAVLRVALIDALRRLGRPGPALRHVEALITDASVAPRWRVTRAELLDELGRPTEARAERARALRDAERMLTRRRSALALLERGRALLALGREGEARADLEQALRRAPSLTEARVLLARSAR